One Chitinophagales bacterium genomic window carries:
- the mvaB gene encoding hydroxymethylglutaryl-CoA lyase, with the protein MQGIKVFIPTEAKVEYINALLKVGFDTIDVGSFVSARYVPQMADTADVLRQIHWSESSSKLSVIVANVRGAIEACQYPQVTYLGYPFSISETFQLRNTNSTMEKALKTVASIREIASRKGKGFVVYLSMAFGNPYGDPWSLEIAEKWVAEIDQFQVQYISLSDTIGVARPDVIEDFFKHFTHRFPHIEFGAHFHTTPDSWREKVDAAYHNGCKRFDGAIKGYGGCPMAKDELVGNMPTENLVTYFEEVQESTGINKERLKEAILAASRVFPA; encoded by the coding sequence ATGCAGGGAATAAAAGTATTTATTCCCACAGAAGCCAAGGTAGAATACATTAATGCCCTGTTAAAGGTCGGCTTTGATACCATAGATGTGGGCAGTTTCGTGTCTGCACGGTATGTTCCGCAGATGGCCGATACAGCCGATGTGCTCCGGCAGATTCATTGGTCTGAATCTTCTTCCAAACTGTCAGTTATTGTGGCCAATGTGCGGGGAGCTATAGAGGCTTGCCAGTATCCGCAGGTAACTTATTTAGGCTATCCGTTTTCTATTTCGGAAACTTTTCAGCTGCGTAACACCAATTCCACCATGGAAAAGGCTTTAAAAACTGTTGCGTCAATCCGTGAAATAGCAAGTCGGAAAGGTAAAGGTTTTGTTGTGTATCTCTCCATGGCTTTTGGCAATCCCTACGGAGATCCCTGGAGCCTGGAGATAGCTGAAAAGTGGGTTGCCGAAATTGATCAATTTCAAGTGCAGTATATTTCTCTTTCAGACACCATTGGTGTAGCCCGCCCTGATGTGATAGAGGATTTCTTTAAACATTTTACCCACCGCTTTCCGCATATTGAATTTGGCGCGCATTTTCACACCACACCAGATTCGTGGCGTGAAAAAGTAGATGCAGCCTACCACAACGGATGCAAACGCTTTGACGGAGCAATAAAGGGCTATGGAGGCTGTCCGATGGCCAAAGATGAGTTGGTAGGCAATATGCCTACCGAAAATCTGGTTACTTATTTTGAAGAAGTACAGGAATCTACAGGCATCAACAAAGAGCGTTTGAAGGAAGCAATACTGGCAGCAAGTCGCGTTTTCCCTGCTTAA